ATACAATTGTGAAACTTTTTTTGAGGTCGCGGCCAAGGCTGGCCTACCGGTGACCGCCGTACGTTGGCCGGTCACCTATCCGCCGGCCTTTGCCGGGGTGACGACCCTGGCCGGCCTGGGTGCGCCCGACGTCAAGGGCCGTCTTGGCAACTACGTCCAATACGCCGAGGACGCAGGGGCAACCGGGGGAGGGCGTGGCAAGTTCGTGCCGGTGCGCTTTACCGACGGCTTCGCCGTGGTGTCCGTGGAAGGTCCCATGACTCCGGTGACGGGCCGGAAGACGCCGGCCGTTGTGCCCCTGGAATTGACCCGGACAGAGGGACGGTTGTCTTATGTCGTATGCGGCCAGTCAGGCAGTCTCGAACCCGGCGGCTGGTCGCCGTATCTGACGCTTGATTTCAACGTCGGCCAGGGCCGGCAGGTGCGGGGACTGACCCGGCTGTGGCTGGGAAGGCTCAGCCCGCTTGAACTCTACCTCGGCCCGGTGCAGGTCGATCCCACGAGGCCCGATCTGCCTATTGCCGCGCCGGCCGGGTACGCAGCCGAACTGGCCGGTGCCCTCGGCGGACCGTTTTCCACCCTGGGAATGCCTGAAGAAACCAAAGGACTGACCGACGGAGTCATGACCGACGAGGCCTTTTTGGCCTTGTGCGACGAGGTGACGCGCGAGCGCGAGGCCATGCTGGATTTTGAGCTGGGCCGGTTCCGGGCAGGGCTGCTGTCCGTGGTGTTCGACACATCCGACCGCATCCAGCACTGTTTCTGGCGGCTGGCCGACCCCAGCCATCCGCTTTACGACGCAGCCGAGGCTGCCCGTCTGGGGCCGGTCATCGATGAGCACATGGTCCGCATGGATGCGATGGTCGGCCGGGCCATGGCCGCCGCCGGCGACGATACGGCCCTTTTTGTCTGCTCGGACCACGGCTTTTGCTCCTATACCCGGTCCTTGAATCTCAATGCCTGGCTGGTTCGGGAAGGCTACATGAAGCTTACGCCCCACGATCCGGCGGATAGCGGCGAACTCTTTCGCCACGTGGACTGGACAGCTACCCGGGCCTTTGCCCTGGGGTTTGGTTCGGTCTGTCTCAATATTGCCGGCCGGGAGCAACAGGGCGTGGTGCCGCCCGACGAGGCCGACGCCCTGGCCAGGGAGATTGCCAGCGGTCTTGAAGCCCTCACGGATGCCGGCGATTCGCCAGTGGCTGCTGTCCACCACAAGGCCGCCCTCTACCATGGGCCGCTGGCCGGGCAGGCTCCGGATCTGGTGGTTGGCTGTCGTCCGCCCTACCGTGTGGCCTGGACGTCGGCCATTGGCGGCGCCGGGGGAGAGGTTTTTAGCGACAATCGCCAGAAATGGTCGGGGGATCACTGCGTGGACGCCTCGTTTGTTCCGGGTTCGCTTTTTTCCAACCTGCCTCTGGCTGCAGCCGACGGCGTAGCCCAGACCCGACTGGCGGCCACGGTCTGTCGGACGCTTGGGCTGGTGCCGGCAGCGCATATGGAGCCTGACTTGTTTCAATAAGCGGGCCATGCCCTTGACGCAGCCCAGGGTCAGGCTTATTGTTTCATAAACTAACTAATCGCGGGAAGGGTACAGCCATGGCCGATCCCCTCGACACCTGCGCTCGTGAATTGCTCGACGTCATGCCGCTGGTCATGCAGGATTTACGGCGCACCATGCGCAGCCAAAGCGCACCCGATCTTCGCGTGCCGGAACTGCGCAGTCTGGCGTTTTTGCGCTGCAATCCCGGTTCCAATCTCACGGATTTAGCCGAGTATATCGGCGTTTCCCTACCCTCCATGTCCAAACTGGTCGACACGTTGACCGCTCGCGGCTTTATCGTGCGCACTCCGGATGCCCAGGATCGACGACGGGTGCGCCTGGACCTCACCGAAACGGGGCTGGGCATTTTGGCCAAGGCCCGGGAAGCGGTCAAAGCTTCCTTCGCCGCCAAACTGGCCAAGCTTGCGCCACAGGACGTGGAACGGGTCACGGCCAGCATGAACCTGCTGCACGCTCTGTTTGCCATTACCCCGGAGACCGGCCCGGCAAGCGGTTAACCACACGGTTGCTGGAACAAATCAACCATACAGCCGCGGCAGCCCATCGGGCTGCCGCCGGTTTACAGTAATGCCCATCTTATCGAATCCGCCCGGCAGTCTGCTTCTACGGTCTTTTCGCCATCGCAACTTCCGGCTTTTTTTCACCGGCCAGTTTATCTCCCTGACCGGCACCTGGATGCAGTCAGTGGCCGTGTCCTGGCTGGTCTACCGCTTGACCGGATCGAGCATGGCCCTGGGACTCGTAGGATTTGCCAGCCATATCCCGGTGTTTTTGTTCGGACTCTTCGGCGGCTGTCTGGCTGATCGCGGCAACAAACGGGCTATTCTCATCGCGGCCCAGGCTGCGGCCATGCTGCAAGCCCTGACCCTGGCCGCCCTGACCCTGTCTGGAACCGCCAATGTCTGGCTGGTCGTCTCCCTGGCCACATTCCTGGGTCTGGTCAATGCTGTGGATATGCCCACCCGCCAGGCTTTTGTGGTGGATATGGTGGGGCGCGAGGACCTGCACAACGCCATTGCGCTTAATTCCTCCATGTTCAACAGCGCCCGGGTGGTTGGCCCGGCCCTGGCCGGCGTGCTGGTGGCCGCCATTGGCGAGGGCTGGTGCTTTCTGGTCAATGGACTCAGTTATCTGGCCGTCATCGCCGCCTTGGCCGCCATGCGCCTGCCGCCTTCCCAACCCTCCTGCGGCTCCGGCTCGGTTTCGGGCCATGTCGGCCAGGGGTTGGCCTATGCCTGGGACGACCGGCCGATACGCTCGATCCTGGCAAGCCTTGTCGTCACGAGTCTTTTTGCCTCGTCCTACATGGTGTTGTTGCCGGTGGTCGTCAACACGGTCCTTGGCCATGGGGCCCAGGCTCTGGGATTTCTCATGGCCGCAACAGGCGTTGGCAGTGTGCTGGCCGCCCTGTTGCTTGCCCTGCGCCAGAAGAGTCGAGGCCTTTCCCGATGGCGGATCGTTTCCGGCCTGGGCGTGGGGCTGGTCATGCTGGCGTTTGCCTTCTCCCGGACATTTTGGCTCTCGGCGTTTCTGTCGATGATCCTGGGATTCTGTCTGATCTTTTTCTTCGCCGCCTCCAATACGATGCTGCAACTGCGAAGTCCGGACGCCATGCGGGGTCGCATCATGGCCCTGTATTCCGTCACCCTGGTCGGCATGGCCCCCTTCGGGTCGTTGCTGGCCGGGGCGGCGGCCAGTCTTCTGGACGCGCCGACCACCATCGCCCTGGCCGGCGGCCTGTGCGTGGCCGGGGTGGCCCTGTCCACGGTTCTGGACCGGAAGCCGGGGCAGGAGCAGTCGGCCTCAAGGCCCTGTTGACAATTACGGGAGACTGCGGCCAGACAATGGCTGGCCCGCACAGCCGCTTGAGTGCGGCAAAGGAGATGGACAATGCAGACGCGGACACTGGGCAACACCGGCCTTGCCACCTCGGCCATCGGCTTTGGCGGCATCCCCATCATTCGTCTGGGGCGCGACGAGGCAGCCGCCTTGCTGCGCCATGCCGTGGATCGGGGCATCACCTTTTTTGATACGGCCAACCGGTACATGGACAGTGAAGAGAAGATGGGGCTGGCCTTTGCCGGCATCCGCGACAAGGTGGTCATTGCCACCAAGACCGGGATGCGCGGAGCCAAAGAGGCCATGGAAGAGCTGGAACTGAGCCTGACGCGCCTTCAAACCGACTATATCGACCTGTACCAGCCGCATCAGGTCTCCAACCCCGAGGAATTTGCCGCCTTGATGGGTCCGGGCGGGGCCATGGACGCCCTGCGAAAGGCCCAGGAGCAGGGGAAAATCCGCCATATCGGCATCACCTCCCACAGTTTGGAGATGGCCCGCAAGCTCGTGGCCACGGGACTTTTTGCCACCATCCAGTTTCCCTATAACATCGTTGAGACCGAAGCGGCCGCCGAACTGTTCCCCGAGGCTCTGGCCCAGGGCATGGGCATTCTGGTCATGAAACCCTTTGCCGGCGGAATGCTCGATGACGGCGATCTGGCCCTGCGCTTTTTGCGTCGGCAGTCCGACCTGCTGGTGTTGGCCGGCTGTGACACGGCAGAGCAGGTGGATCAGGCCGTGGATGTCTTTTCCGGCGAGGCTGTCTGGACCGAGGCCGACGAGGCCAAGACCGAGGCTTATCGCCAGGAATTGGGGTCGCGGTTTTGCCGGCGTTGTGAATACTGCCAGCCCTGTCCCCAGGGCGTGCGTATCACCTACGCCATGATGTATCGGGTGGTGGCCAAGCGGATGTCGCCGGCCAAGGCCGTGAATTTTGCCGGCGCGACCATGGAGACGGTGCGCGAGTGCGTCGACTGCGGCGAATGCGCCACGCGCTGCCCCTACAATCTGCCCATTCCGGAAATGCTGCAGGAGTATCTGGCCCTGTACGACAGCCACCGGCAGGAAGCCCAGTGACGCCGGCCGGGCCGGCCCTGGCCGAACGATTCTGGCAGGCCGGGGCGGTCACCGTCTCGGCCGGACCCATCACGCTCAAATCCGGGCGGGTCAGCCATGTCTATGTCTCGCTGCGCCATTTCGTGTGCAACCCGGGCAATCTGAAGGCGCTTGGCGATGTGTTCGGAACATGGCTGGGCGAACGGCGACTGGTCCTTGGCAGCGTGTCGAGCCTGCTCTCGCCGGTCCTTTGCGGGGCCTTTGCAGCTCGATTCGGCCTGCCGCTGGCCCTTTTTCGACCGGACGCTTCGGAGAAAGGGTTGGCCGGGCAGGTGTTTGGCGGCGAGGCCGGGCGGCCGGTCGTGCTGCTCGACGATGTGCTCACTTCCGGCGGCACGGCCCTGGCTGCGGCCAAGGCCTTTGCCGGCCAGGGGCTGGGCGAGGTCTCGCTCTATGTCTTTGTGGACAAGCGGCCAACCGGAGTGCGGGCGGAGTTTACCCTGCCTGTGGCCGCGCTGCTGACGCTTACGGAACTGCTCGGACACGGCTTGGCCGCAGGCCATATCGCTGGTCCGGCCGTGGCTTGGGCCGAGGAGGAACTGGCGTTTCTGGAAGGCTCCCGCCGCACCACCTAAAAGCAGCAACTATTTGCAATAATAGGTTGTTATTTGGCTGTTAAGCCGGATGGAATTTCAACCGCAGTGGTCCCGGACGATTGTTTGCGCAGCGTCAGGCAAGAAAACGGGTGGACCGGATTGCCCCGGTCCACCCGTCCCTTAAGCAGCGGACGCGAGTTTCTGACTAATCATCGCAGCGAGCTTCGTTGTCGGCCGACCGATCAGCCTGCTCAACTGGCGGCTGTCATCGAAGAGGCCGCCTTTTGACGCGCCGACATCCGATTCGGCCAACAGGGTCGCCAAACCTTCCGGCAAGCCGGCGTCAATCAAAGCCCCCCTGAACTCGCCTCCAGGCAGATTCCGATAAACCACGGCCTTGCCCGATTGCCGGGCAATGGCCTGAGCGAGTTCGTCCAGTGAGTAGGACTCGTCGCCCGCCAGTTCATAGATGCGGCCAACCTGGTTGTCCCGTGTCAGCGCCACAGCGGCAGCCTCGGCATAATCAGCGCGCGCCGCCGACGCGATTCTTCCTTCGCCGGCGCTGCCCAGCAGGACGCCGTATTGGAGTGCAGCCGGGATGCCGGCTAAATAATTTTCGGTATACCAGCTGTTGCGTAAAATCACCGCCGGCAGACCGGAAGCGCGGATCAGGCTTTCCGTTTCCTTGTGCTCGGCGGCCAGAGGCAACGGGGACGTATCGGCGTGCAGGATACTCGTGTACGCCAGCAGACCGACACCGGCCGCCTTGGCCGCAGTAATGACCGCGCGGTGCTGTGGCGTCCGGCGGCCGACCTCGCTGGAGGAAATCAGCAGCAGTTTGTCGGCACCTTTGAAAGCGGCAGCCAGGCTCTCAGGCTGGTCGTAATCAGCCTGACGAACCTGGACACCGCGAGCCAGGAACTCGTCAACACGCCTGGGATTGCGGACGGCAGCGACGATCTCTTCGGTAGGCGCCTTTTGCAGTAAGGCTTCGATGACAAGGCGGCCAAGCTGGCCTGAGGCTCCGGTCACAACAATCATGATGAAACTCCTTTCTTTTGATTGGGAGAATCAGCAGAATAGCGACGAAGCAAACTTTTAGTAAGTACGCACAAAAAGGTAAGTGCAAATGCGTGATGATCGCCAATTTCCCGGCTTCGCCAAACTGATGCAGCGCGGCCAGATATTTTCCGAAAAATGCCCGTCCCGGGCTGTGCTCAAACACGTCACCAGTCGCTGGGGCGTCCTGCTGCTCGTGGCCCTGCTTGGCGGAACCCTTCGCTTCAGCGACTTGCGCCGCAAGGTCAACGGCATAAGCGAAAAAATGCTGGCGCAGACGCTGCAATGGCTAGAAGGCGACGGTTTCGTTGAGCGAATCTCCTATCCGGTTGTGCCTCCCCACGTCGAATACCGACTGACGCCGCTCGGCGAGGAAATCGGCCGCAAAGTGGAAGCCTTGGCCGACTGGATTGAGGTCAGGATGCCGGAGATCTTGGCAGCGCAGCAGAAAAATAGATCAGGAAAATCGGAAAAATAAAAAAAAGCGCGAGTTGCCTCGCGCTTTCAAGGGAAGCCGGACACCCGGCTCCAACCGTTACCGCTGCTTCCTTTCGGACCTGACGGGGTTGGCGGCGAAACCGCCATCCGACTTCCCCAAAATTCGTGGCGGAGAGGGAGGGATTTGAACCCTCGGTACCCGTTAAGGTACATACGATTTCCAATCGTACTCCTTCGGCCGCTCGGACACCTCTCCGCGAAGCACTGCTATCTAGCCAAGACCCTTGACCTTGGCAAGCAAAAAATGCTCGTTAGGCCAACTTTTTTCCGGTCAGCACTTCGTAGGCCGTCAGGTACTTTTCCTGGGTCCGGGCCATGACGTCCTCGGGCAGGCGCGGCGCCGGCGGCTGTTTGTTAAAACCGACGGAGGTCAGCCAGTCGCGCAGATACTGCTTGTCGTAGCTCGGCTGGGACTTGCCGGCAACGTAGCCTTCGGCCGGCCAGAAACGCGAGGAATCCGGGGTGAGCACCTCGTCGATCAGGATCAGTTCGTCGCCAAGCAGGCCGAACTCGAACTTGGTGTCGGCGATGATGATGCCGCGCTCCCGGGCAAAATCCCGGGCCTTGGCGTACATGGCCAGACTGACGGCCTCGACCTTGTCAAAAAGCGCGGTCCCAAGGAGTGTTCTGGCCGCGTCCCGGGTGATGTTCTCGTCATGGGACCCGAGTTCGGCCTTGGTCGACGGCGTGAAGATGGGTTCAGGCAGGATTTGTGATTCCACCAGCCCGGCCGGCAGGGCGTGGCCGCAGACTTTGCCCGTAGCCTGGTAGTCCTTGAGGCCCGAGCCGGTGATAAAGCCGCGCACGATGCATTCAATGGGCAGCGGCTTGGCTTTTTTGGCCACCACCGCCCTCCCGGCCAGATCCTCGGCGTAGGGGGCCAGGGGAGCCGGGAATGCGGCCGTGGTCGTGGCCAGCAGATGGTTCGGGATCAGGTCCTTGAACATATCCATCCAAAAAAGGGTGATCTGGTTGAGGATCACGCCCTTCAGCGGGATGGGATCGGGCATGATGACGTCGTAGGCCGAAATGCGGTCGGTGGTGACAATAAGCAGGCTCTCCGGGGACAGCTCGTAGATGTCCCGGACCTTGCCGCGGGAGAGCAGGGGATAGGCCTTGATGTCGGTTTCAATGACGGCGTGCATGATGACTTCCTCACTTAGGCTTTGAAGCGGCATTCCACGCTGCGGGCGTGGGCTTCGAGATTTTCCAGCCTCGCCAGTCGGGCGATCTTGGCCCCATGGGCGGCGACATAGCCCGGAGCAGCGGCAATAAGGCTTGTTTTCTTGGTAAAGGTCGCAACCGACAGGGCTGAGGAGAACCGGGCCGTGCCCATGGTCGGGAGCACATGGTTGGGACCGGCGAAATAGTCGCCCACCGGTTCCGGGCAATGATGGCCCATGAAGACCGCTCCGGCATGGCGCACCTTGCCCACAAAGGCCCAGGGATCGGCCACGCACAGCTCGAAGTGTTCCGGTGCTATGGCGTTAATAAGGTCCATGCCGACGGCCATATCCGGCACGGCAACCAACGCGCCGTAGTGGCGAAGGGATGTCGCAGCGATGTCGTTTCGCGGCAGATCGGCCAGTTGGCGGGTGAGCGCCGCGCACACGGCGTCAAGCAGGGTCGTGTCGTCACTGACGCACACGGCCGCTGCCATGGGGTCATGCTCGGCCTGGGAGAGCATGTCCGCGGCCAGCCAGTCCGGGTTGGCCGTTGTATCGGCCAGGATGGCGATCTCACTCGGGCCGGCGATCATATCAATGCCGATGCGGCCGATTAAAAGCCGCTTGGCCGTGGTGACGTAGATGTTGCCCGGTCCGACCACCACATCCACCGGGGCAATGGAGGCGGTCCCGTAGGCCAGGGCGGCAATAGCCCAGGCGCTGCCCACCCGGTAGAGTTCGGTGACGCCGCACACGGCGGCGGCAGCCAGAATATAGGGATTGAGCGTTCCGTCGGCCCGAGGCGGGGAGACGACCACGATACGCGGTACGCCGGCCACCTGGGCCGGAAGGACATTCATCAGCAGGCTGGAAATAAGGGGGGTTTCGCCGCCGCGCCCGCCCGGGACGTAGCAGCCGGCTGCATCCACCGGAGTGACGATCTGGCCAAGCATGGTGCCGTCGGCCGAGGGTACCCACCAGGACTGCTCTTTCTGGCGCTCATGGAAGGACCGGATATTGGCGGCAGCTTCCTCGATGATAGCCAGATCAGCGGCCGGTATGGCCCCGCGGCCGGCCTGGATGTCGGCTTCGGTCACGCGCAGACAGTCGGCCGCAAAGCCTTTGCAGTCAAAATCGCGGGTCAGTTCCACCAGAGCGGCATCGCCGCGGGCGGCCACGTCGGCCAGGATGCGCTCGACTTTCTGAGCGGCGTCGCCGGCGGCTTCTTCGCGTGTGGCGAGCAGGGAGCGAAGCGGCCCGAAGTCGCCAGGACCCGTAACGGTAAAACGAGGGCAGGGCATGGGAGTATCCTTGGACTTGGCATTGATTGAAGGTGACGGGTGCAGCAACCCAATTTAGGCCCAAGCGCGGCAAATGTCGAGACACGTCCCGGCCGGGGGAACGCGAGAGGAGAAGGCAGAAGAGGCCTCCGGCGGCCGGGGGCCTGAGGCCCCCGGACCCCCCAACGGGAAGAGTTTTTAAAGGGGTTTGGGGCGCGTTGGGTGCCAATCCGGTCGGCTGTTGGCAGGGACAGCCGAAGCATAGGCTTGACGAAAATTCCCGTTGCTCCGACTGCGGTGTGGTCAACTTTCGGAGGGTATCTGTTCCTCGGGCAACTGGCAGCGCTCCCCGCCCGGGGGACGGTCCAGGATGGGGGCAAGCGGTTCGCCCCGGGCCAGACGTCTGGCCAGTTCGAGCTGCTCGGCCCGGCATACGGCCTGGCCGTCGATGGCCGCTCCAAGCACCCGGCGCAGAATATCGGCGTAGCGGGGCCCGGCCTCGACGCCGAGCTTTTTGAGGTCGTTGCCCGTCACCTCCACTCGCTTGTGACGCAACGTGGTCAGGTGCATGGATACGTATTTCTGGAGCGGCTCCCGGGGGTTTCGGGCCATGAGATAGAGCGCGCCCTCAAGGGGCAACGGCTCCAGCAGGAAATAGAGGTCGGACAGCGGCCCCTTGTGATATTCCCAATTGAAAATGCCCTGGGCCGTGTCGCGGATCTGCTGACGAAGCGCGGCGATGTCGCCGGCTACACGCTTGGAGAAATTGAGCCGCCGGGCAATGATGGCAAACTGCTCCGGGTCAAGCCCGGTGCATAGGGCCAGGAAGTAGAGCAACCAGACTTGCGGCTGGGGTTCGATGTAGAGCAGGCGGTACCAGTTGACCACGTTTTCCACCTCCAAGAGCACAGCTTCCTTGGACGGTGTGAGCGCCAGCAGCGGGTGGACGGCGGCCAGCAGCTTATACTCCTGCATCCGGCGCAGGCAGGACAGCGGAGTTTTTTCTTCGAAAATAATCCGTAATTCGTGCATGACCCGGGAACCGGACAGCTTGTGGAAGAAGCTGTGGCGCACGGCGTTCTTGATCAACCGGTCGGTCTGTCCGCCGATCCGAAAGCCGAAGCGTTCGCTGAAGCGGATGGCGCGCACGATGCGGGTCGGGTCTTCGACAAAGCTCAAGGAATGGAGCACCCGCAGCACCCGGTCTTTGATGTCGCGCTGTGCGCCAAAGAAATCCACCAGATCGCCGAAACGATCCGGAGACAGATGCACGGCCAGGGCATTGACCGTAAAATCCCGGCGATAGAGGTCCATTTTGATCGAGGAAAGCTCAACCGTAGGCAGAGCAGCCGGGTATTCGTAGTATTCCAGCCGGGCTGTGGCCACGTCCACGCGCTGGCCGTCGGGCAGAATGATGACGGCTGTTTTGAATTTGGGATGGGCCTTGTAGCGGCCGCCGTAGATCCGGGCCATTGCGGCCGCAAAGGCAATGCCGTCGCCCTCGACCACCAGGTCCACGTCGAAATTGGGGTGTTTGAGCAGCAGGTCCCGGACAAAGCCGCCAACGACATAGACGGCCTGCCCGCGCTCGTGTCCCAACGTACCGGCCTTCTGAAGGAGCTCCAGGAGTTTTTTGGGCAGCCGTTCGCGCAGGATCCCCCCGATATTGCGCTCTTTCTTGCGCTCGGGCAGCAGGGCTTCCGGGATGCGGGCCGGTTCCTTGACCAGGGTGTTGACCAGATCGGTGCGGGTGACGACGCCGGTGAGCTTGCCGTCTTCCACCACCGGAGCAAGGCGCTGGCGGCGGCCAAGGATAATCTCCATGACCGCGTACAGATCGGTGTCCGGGGTAATGAGGGCCGGGTCGCGGATCATGTAGTCGCCGACCGGCACCTCGCCCAGGCCATGATTGATGGCCTTGTCCATGATGTCGTGCTCGATGACTCCGACACACCGCCGGCCGCCTTTGGCCACGACCGGCAGGGCTTTTAGGCCGTAGCGGGTCATGATCTCCTCGGCCCGGCGCATGGTGGCGGTATCCTCAATGGAAACGGCAGGCTTGCTCATGAGTTGTCTGGCGTGGACCTGCGGATTGATCTGGGAATAGAGCAGGCCGAAGAGTTCCTCGCGCACCTGGGTGAGCGTCATGTCCTTGATGGAGGCCGAGGCGGCATAGGGATGGCCGCCGCCGCCAAGCGAGGCGCAAATCTTGCCCACGTCCACGTCTGGCGTGCGCGAGCGGGCGACCAGATGCACCCGGTCGTTCATGAGTCCGATGGCGAAGAGGACGCGCAGGTTCTCCATGTCTAAAAACTTGTGCACGAGCAGGGCGAAATCGCCGATGTACTGATCCGACGTGGCCTCGGCAATGACCACCTCCACGCCGTTTATATCGTGGGTCTGGGCCGTCTCGATGAGTTGGCTCATAATGGTGATCTGCTCTGACGACAGCTCCCGGGTCATGAGGTCGGCAATGACGCCGACGTCCATGCCCCTGGCCCGCAGCCAGGCTGCGGCCGCCAGATCGTGCTCGGTGGTGGAGGCGAAGGTGAACGAGCCTGTATCCTCGTACATGCCAAGGCCGAGGATGGTGGCTTCGTCCGGGGTCAGCGTCAGATCGCGCTCCATGATCTCGGCCATGAGGATGGCCGTAGTGGAGCCCCAGTTCTTGACCACGGAGATTTCGGCCGCCACGTCCTCGTCGGTGTCGGGATGGTGGTCGTAGCAGTGGATGACGAGGCCGGGGGTAGAAAAAACGGCCTCAATGTGCGGCACGCGGGAACGCTGGCGGGTATCGACCATGACGAGCGTGCGCACACTCTCCGGATCAATCTCCTTGAAGCTCTTGAAATTGAACATGTAGGTGGCGCTTTGGATAAAAAAGTGCCGGAGATTTTTTTCCTGGCTGCCCGGAAAGATCAGGGTCGCGCCGGGGTAGAGCTTGCCGGCGGCGATGATGGCGGCCAGACAGTCGAAATCGGCATTGGCGTGGCCGGTGATAATAGTGGGGGCTGCCAGGAGTTCGGGTTTGGACGAGGAGCTCATAGATAAAGTATTGCTTTAACCTTTGTCCCGCTCACGGGACCTGGGGTGATGGGCGCGGTGGACGGCGAGCAGGCGGCCGGCCTGGACATGGGTATAAATTTCCGTGGCGCTGATGTCGGCATGGCCGAGAAGCATCTGCACGGTGCGCAGATCGGCCCCGCCGTCGAGCAGATGGGTGGCAAAGGAATGGCGCAGACTGTGGGGCGAAATGCGGGTGGAGACGTTTGCGGCCAGGGCGTAGCGCTTGATGCCTTTCCAGACCGCCTGCCGAGTGAGTCCCCGGCCGGAGCGGTTGAGAAAGACATGTTGGTCTTTGGGAGAAAACGCGCCGCGCACCGTGGTGATATACGTGGAGAGAAACTCCGTGGCCAGAGCGTGGATGGGGGTCAGGCGCTCCTTGGCCCCCTTGCCGAACACCCGCAGCAACCCGGCCTGGGCGTCGAAATCGCCGAGCGTCAGGCCCACCAGTTCCGAGACGCGAAGGCCGGCGGCGTAGAGCAGCTCGAGCATGGTCCGGTCGCGGTAGCCAAGAGGCGTGGTCGTGTCCGGAGCCTCGAGCAGGCGGGCCATGTCCTCGCGGGACAGGACGTCGGGAAGCAGACGCGGCAACTTGGGGTTTTCGATCAGCGCCGCCGGGGACCCGGGCAGCCAGGACTCGTCGGCGGCAAAGGCGAAAAATCCGCGCAGGGCCGAAAGATGCCGGGCCAGCGAACGACTGGCCAGGCCACGGGAGCGCAGATGCATGAGATAAAGCAGCACGGTCTCGTCGCTCACGCCCTCGAGCGTCCCGGCATGGTCGTTTAAAAAAGTTAAAAAACCTGTGATGTCGGTGGAATAAGCCACGATGGAATGCTCGGACAGCCCCTTGGCCACCACCAGATGTTCCAGGTAGCGGTCGACCCAGGGATGGGCCGGACGGGGAGGGGCAGGGGGCGTCTCATGGGTGGTCATGGGAACAATCAGGTACCTTGGCTCGATTGTGCCCGGCCAAAAACGGACTGCCGGGCAGGGCAGACGGCTTGACACGGGCTTTTGCTCTTCATTACTGTAACCGGCCTGCCGCCGCAAGGCGGGGACACACGCCCAAAGGAGCCGTCATGATCGAATTTCCCATGGCCGACCGCGTGGCCGCGCTGCCTCCGTATCTGTTTGCCGAGATCGACCGCGTCAAGGCCGAAGTCAGGGCCCGTGGCGTGGATATCATTTCCCTTGGCATCGGCGATCCGGATCTGCCCACCCCGGATTTCATCGTCGAGGCCCTGTGCGCCGGAGCGAAAAAGCCCGAAAATCACCAGTATCCCGACTATGTCGGTCTGCTTGCCTTCCGGACAGCCGTGGCCGACTGGTACAAGACCCGCTTTGGCGTAACCCTGGACCCGGCCCGCGAAGTGGTGAGCCTGATCGGCTCCAAGGAAGGCATTGCCCACTTTCCGCTGGCCTTCGTCAACCCCGGCGATCTGGTTATCGTCTGCTCGCCCAACTACCCGGTCTATCCGGTGGCCACGGGCTTTTGCGGCGGCGAGGTCAAGGTGTTGCCGCTCACCGACGCCAATGACTATCTGCCCGATCTCGACAGCCTGACCGAGGCCGAATGGGCCAGGGCCAAGATGATCTTCGTCAATTATCCCAACAATCCCACCTCGGCCGTGGCTCCGCGCGCCTTCTACGAGAAGCTCGTGGCCAAGGCCAAGG
The nucleotide sequence above comes from Desulfovibrio sp. TomC. Encoded proteins:
- a CDS encoding alkaline phosphatase family protein, which produces MNRPKTSAKALVLGIDGLDPVLCRRLMAAGRLPHLARLAATGCFAALATANPAQSPVAWTCLATGANPGQHGIFDFIIRAPGTYLPRLSLTRPGPGGLPQPAYNCETFFEVAAKAGLPVTAVRWPVTYPPAFAGVTTLAGLGAPDVKGRLGNYVQYAEDAGATGGGRGKFVPVRFTDGFAVVSVEGPMTPVTGRKTPAVVPLELTRTEGRLSYVVCGQSGSLEPGGWSPYLTLDFNVGQGRQVRGLTRLWLGRLSPLELYLGPVQVDPTRPDLPIAAPAGYAAELAGALGGPFSTLGMPEETKGLTDGVMTDEAFLALCDEVTREREAMLDFELGRFRAGLLSVVFDTSDRIQHCFWRLADPSHPLYDAAEAARLGPVIDEHMVRMDAMVGRAMAAAGDDTALFVCSDHGFCSYTRSLNLNAWLVREGYMKLTPHDPADSGELFRHVDWTATRAFALGFGSVCLNIAGREQQGVVPPDEADALAREIASGLEALTDAGDSPVAAVHHKAALYHGPLAGQAPDLVVGCRPPYRVAWTSAIGGAGGEVFSDNRQKWSGDHCVDASFVPGSLFSNLPLAAADGVAQTRLAATVCRTLGLVPAAHMEPDLFQ
- a CDS encoding MarR family winged helix-turn-helix transcriptional regulator; this translates as MADPLDTCARELLDVMPLVMQDLRRTMRSQSAPDLRVPELRSLAFLRCNPGSNLTDLAEYIGVSLPSMSKLVDTLTARGFIVRTPDAQDRRRVRLDLTETGLGILAKAREAVKASFAAKLAKLAPQDVERVTASMNLLHALFAITPETGPASG
- a CDS encoding MFS transporter; this encodes MPILSNPPGSLLLRSFRHRNFRLFFTGQFISLTGTWMQSVAVSWLVYRLTGSSMALGLVGFASHIPVFLFGLFGGCLADRGNKRAILIAAQAAAMLQALTLAALTLSGTANVWLVVSLATFLGLVNAVDMPTRQAFVVDMVGREDLHNAIALNSSMFNSARVVGPALAGVLVAAIGEGWCFLVNGLSYLAVIAALAAMRLPPSQPSCGSGSVSGHVGQGLAYAWDDRPIRSILASLVVTSLFASSYMVLLPVVVNTVLGHGAQALGFLMAATGVGSVLAALLLALRQKSRGLSRWRIVSGLGVGLVMLAFAFSRTFWLSAFLSMILGFCLIFFFAASNTMLQLRSPDAMRGRIMALYSVTLVGMAPFGSLLAGAAASLLDAPTTIALAGGLCVAGVALSTVLDRKPGQEQSASRPC
- a CDS encoding aldo/keto reductase encodes the protein MQTRTLGNTGLATSAIGFGGIPIIRLGRDEAAALLRHAVDRGITFFDTANRYMDSEEKMGLAFAGIRDKVVIATKTGMRGAKEAMEELELSLTRLQTDYIDLYQPHQVSNPEEFAALMGPGGAMDALRKAQEQGKIRHIGITSHSLEMARKLVATGLFATIQFPYNIVETEAAAELFPEALAQGMGILVMKPFAGGMLDDGDLALRFLRRQSDLLVLAGCDTAEQVDQAVDVFSGEAVWTEADEAKTEAYRQELGSRFCRRCEYCQPCPQGVRITYAMMYRVVAKRMSPAKAVNFAGATMETVRECVDCGECATRCPYNLPIPEMLQEYLALYDSHRQEAQ
- a CDS encoding phosphoribosyltransferase family protein, whose protein sequence is MTPAGPALAERFWQAGAVTVSAGPITLKSGRVSHVYVSLRHFVCNPGNLKALGDVFGTWLGERRLVLGSVSSLLSPVLCGAFAARFGLPLALFRPDASEKGLAGQVFGGEAGRPVVLLDDVLTSGGTALAAAKAFAGQGLGEVSLYVFVDKRPTGVRAEFTLPVAALLTLTELLGHGLAAGHIAGPAVAWAEEELAFLEGSRRTT
- a CDS encoding SDR family oxidoreductase; its protein translation is MIVVTGASGQLGRLVIEALLQKAPTEEIVAAVRNPRRVDEFLARGVQVRQADYDQPESLAAAFKGADKLLLISSSEVGRRTPQHRAVITAAKAAGVGLLAYTSILHADTSPLPLAAEHKETESLIRASGLPAVILRNSWYTENYLAGIPAALQYGVLLGSAGEGRIASAARADYAEAAAVALTRDNQVGRIYELAGDESYSLDELAQAIARQSGKAVVYRNLPGGEFRGALIDAGLPEGLATLLAESDVGASKGGLFDDSRQLSRLIGRPTTKLAAMISQKLASAA